A genomic region of Nostoc sp. UHCC 0702 contains the following coding sequences:
- a CDS encoding glycosyltransferase family 39 protein translates to MFFWSASLYCAINEFFRQPCNQKHSLLQDESRSSDTNFPKKIAFRNSKDNEVTSPSSPSSPSSPSSPSSPSSPSSPSSPSSPSSHPLTLNKTQYHSYTPSYRLALLGILVGLACLSKYHGFVLGLGLIGFCLTSPRHRCVWRSPWAWLGLGLFIITILPILLWNMQHDWISFRFQSERAVPKSGYNLLNVVVVCLAGVAYLFPTIGFPLWWLSLRSLFSRIIQFFSRKSLLPDENSDTTKLLILWVSLPIILGFTFIGGYRQILPAWSMPGFWGITLLLGEQAVIWEKRSRRWVRRWLIGSAITVSSILLILLLQVTTGIMQKPGQYALMGGFLPPKDDPSTELIDIQQLRRGFAESPVLSAALENSSFIFTNRYYLAGPIAMSLKPLTDTPITCFDIGKDMRGFAFWSKPEQWLGEDALYITTAAFITRNDLFASYQSHFNSLMEIGTVPIRRGGVVINVIHVYQAKKLLKPYPRSYGI, encoded by the coding sequence ATGTTTTTTTGGTCGGCAAGTTTATATTGTGCAATTAATGAATTTTTTCGGCAACCTTGTAATCAAAAGCACAGCCTATTACAGGATGAATCTCGCTCATCTGACACCAATTTTCCAAAAAAAATAGCATTTAGAAACAGCAAAGATAACGAAGTAACATCTCCCTCATCCCCCTCATCCCCCTCATCCCCCTCATCCCCCTCATCCCCCTCATCCCCCTCATCCCCCTCATCCCCCTCATCCCCCTCATCCCACCCACTAACTTTAAATAAAACTCAGTATCACTCATACACCCCCAGTTACCGCTTAGCATTGCTTGGTATCTTAGTTGGATTAGCTTGTCTGAGTAAATATCACGGTTTTGTTTTAGGTTTGGGGTTAATTGGGTTTTGTTTAACGAGTCCACGTCATCGCTGTGTTTGGCGTTCTCCTTGGGCATGGCTGGGGTTAGGCTTATTTATTATTACTATCTTGCCAATTTTGTTGTGGAACATGCAGCATGATTGGATATCCTTTCGTTTTCAATCAGAGCGAGCGGTGCCCAAGAGTGGCTACAATTTGCTGAATGTAGTAGTCGTCTGTTTAGCTGGGGTAGCTTATCTGTTTCCAACCATAGGATTTCCGCTTTGGTGGCTAAGTTTGCGATCGCTATTCAGTCGAATTATTCAATTTTTCTCTCGGAAATCGCTACTTCCTGATGAAAATTCAGACACAACTAAGCTACTGATTTTATGGGTATCCCTGCCGATAATTTTAGGTTTTACTTTCATCGGAGGATATCGGCAAATTTTGCCGGCTTGGTCGATGCCAGGATTTTGGGGTATAACTTTGCTGTTGGGGGAACAGGCTGTGATTTGGGAGAAGCGATCGCGGCGTTGGGTGCGGCGATGGCTCATAGGTTCGGCAATTACGGTTAGTAGCATTTTACTCATTCTGCTTTTGCAAGTGACAACAGGAATAATGCAAAAGCCTGGTCAATATGCCCTCATGGGTGGTTTCTTACCTCCCAAGGACGACCCCTCAACCGAACTAATTGATATTCAACAACTGCGGCGCGGCTTTGCTGAATCTCCGGTTTTGAGTGCGGCGCTAGAGAACTCTAGCTTTATATTTACGAATCGCTATTACTTAGCCGGGCCCATTGCCATGTCCCTAAAACCTTTAACTGATACACCAATTACTTGTTTTGACATTGGCAAGGATATGCGTGGCTTTGCTTTTTGGTCAAAACCTGAACAATGGCTAGGAGAAGACGCACTTTATATTACTACTGCTGCGTTTATTACCAGAAATGATTTGTTTGCTAGCTATCAAAGTCACTTTAACAGCTTGATGGAGATTGGTACAGTACCAATTCGACGAGGTGGGGTAGTGATTAATGTTATTCATGTCTATCAAGCTAAAAAACTCCTCAAACCCTATCCTCGGTCTTACGGAATTTAA
- a CDS encoding DUF2087 domain-containing protein produces MNYLTELERYLDEQGRVKEWPSKRNKGKFQKLVLEYLATKFEVGVIYTEKEVNALLTSLQ; encoded by the coding sequence ATGAATTATTTAACTGAACTCGAAAGATATCTAGATGAACAAGGGCGCGTCAAAGAATGGCCCTCTAAACGAAATAAGGGAAAGTTCCAAAAGCTAGTTTTGGAGTATCTAGCGACAAAGTTTGAGGTTGGTGTCATCTATACAGAAAAAGAAGTAAACGCACTTTTAACATCCTTGCAGTAA
- a CDS encoding CoA-acylating methylmalonate-semialdehyde dehydrogenase: MNTVPILPNYINGQWCASQTTEYLEVINPASAELLAQVPLSPAFEVNQAADAAAAAFVTWRRTPPTERSQYLFKLKNLLEEHFEDLARTITTECGKTLAESKGEMRRAIENVEVACGIPMMMQGTNLEDIARGIDEMMIRQPLGVAAVICPFNFPGMIPFWFLPYAIACGNTYIVKPSEKVPLTMQKIFELLEKTGLPKGVVNLVNGAKAAVDAILDHPQIRAISFVGSTPVAKYIYSRGAANGKRVQCQGGAKNPIIVLPDADIDMTTRIAADSAFGCAGQRCLAASIAVTVGAVRHTFTEAIAETAKKRVVGNGLDQGVEMGPVITAESKTRIEGLIQKGADEGANLLVDGRSANILSYENGNFIRPTILQNVDPAGEIARTEIFGPVLSLIHLDSIDDAIALVNSGQYGNMACLFTSSGAAARKFRYEAEAGNIGINIGVAAPMAFFPFSGWKESFFGDLHGQSNHAVEFFTQTKVVVERWPSDWSRQF, encoded by the coding sequence ATGAATACAGTTCCTATCTTACCCAACTATATTAATGGTCAGTGGTGTGCATCACAGACTACAGAATATTTAGAAGTGATTAACCCAGCCTCAGCAGAATTATTGGCTCAAGTTCCCTTATCACCTGCATTTGAAGTCAATCAAGCCGCAGATGCAGCCGCAGCAGCTTTTGTGACATGGCGACGCACTCCACCTACAGAGCGATCGCAGTATTTATTTAAACTCAAGAACTTGCTAGAAGAGCATTTTGAAGATTTAGCGCGCACGATTACCACCGAATGTGGTAAAACCTTGGCTGAGTCGAAAGGCGAAATGCGTCGCGCCATTGAAAACGTGGAAGTCGCCTGTGGTATTCCCATGATGATGCAGGGAACTAACTTAGAAGATATTGCCAGGGGAATTGATGAAATGATGATTCGCCAACCTCTGGGAGTAGCGGCGGTGATTTGTCCTTTCAATTTTCCGGGGATGATTCCCTTTTGGTTCTTACCCTATGCGATCGCTTGCGGTAATACTTACATTGTCAAGCCTTCGGAAAAGGTGCCGCTGACAATGCAAAAAATCTTTGAGTTGCTAGAAAAAACAGGTTTACCCAAAGGAGTTGTCAACTTAGTCAACGGTGCAAAAGCGGCTGTAGATGCCATTTTAGATCATCCCCAAATTCGCGCCATTAGTTTTGTAGGCTCCACCCCGGTAGCTAAATATATATATAGTCGGGGGGCAGCAAATGGTAAACGGGTACAATGTCAAGGGGGTGCGAAAAACCCGATTATAGTCTTGCCAGATGCAGACATAGATATGACTACCCGCATCGCTGCTGACAGTGCTTTTGGTTGTGCAGGACAGCGCTGTTTAGCCGCCTCAATTGCCGTTACTGTAGGTGCAGTACGTCATACATTTACAGAAGCGATCGCGGAAACTGCCAAAAAGCGGGTAGTGGGTAATGGTTTAGACCAAGGTGTAGAGATGGGGCCAGTAATTACCGCAGAAAGTAAAACTCGAATAGAGGGATTAATTCAAAAAGGAGCAGATGAAGGTGCAAACCTGTTGGTAGATGGGCGGTCTGCGAATATTCTTAGTTATGAAAATGGTAATTTTATTCGTCCTACAATTTTGCAAAATGTTGATCCAGCAGGAGAAATTGCCCGCACAGAAATTTTTGGGCCAGTGTTGAGTTTAATACATTTGGATAGTATTGATGATGCGATCGCTTTAGTAAATAGCGGTCAATATGGCAATATGGCTTGTTTGTTCACTAGCAGCGGTGCAGCAGCTCGTAAATTTCGCTACGAAGCCGAAGCAGGTAATATTGGCATTAATATTGGCGTTGCTGCACCTATGGCATTTTTTCCATTTAGCGGTTGGAAAGAAAGCTTTTTTGGCGACTTGCACGGACAAAGCAACCACGCAGTAGAGTTTTTTACGCAAACTAAAGTTGTAGTTGAACGCTGGCCGAGTGACTGGTCGCGGCAATTTTGA
- a CDS encoding PEP-CTERM sorting domain-containing protein (PEP-CTERM proteins occur, often in large numbers, in the proteomes of bacteria that also encode an exosortase, a predicted intramembrane cysteine proteinase. The presence of a PEP-CTERM domain at a protein's C-terminus predicts cleavage within the sorting domain, followed by covalent anchoring to some some component of the (usually Gram-negative) cell surface. Many PEP-CTERM proteins exhibit an unusual sequence composition that includes large numbers of potential glycosylation sites. Expression of one such protein has been shown restore the ability of a bacterium to form floc, a type of biofilm.), producing the protein MQLIHLSNSIKGALCAASAMLALGVSVPAYAGTIFLSGDTNIVNPLVGSSGQPVDPGNVQFFTNILQNGTNVVVQSNDNSDPFVANAEFEFNSFYNSLAGVTSTIVSSPITESVLSDADLFISFMPDESFAAAEIESLSDFLNDGGTIFFLGENFGFVDENARINTALAGLGSNLRIIDDSFDGGFNTATGSQIASNPFTVGVNTFTYAAPSEVSTVSGGTSLFFGTTGQTFLAVENTTPVPEPSNVGSTVIVAGVGGWLIKRKLKASQKVKA; encoded by the coding sequence ATGCAACTCATCCATCTGTCTAATTCAATCAAAGGAGCGCTTTGCGCCGCCTCGGCAATGCTCGCATTAGGCGTTAGTGTACCTGCTTATGCGGGCACCATTTTCTTGTCTGGTGATACTAACATCGTGAATCCTTTGGTGGGATCATCAGGTCAGCCTGTAGATCCAGGGAATGTACAATTTTTTACTAATATCTTGCAAAATGGAACCAACGTAGTTGTGCAAAGCAATGATAATAGTGATCCTTTCGTAGCTAACGCTGAGTTTGAATTCAATAGTTTCTACAACAGTCTTGCTGGTGTAACATCTACTATTGTCAGCAGCCCAATTACTGAGAGTGTACTTTCTGATGCCGATTTATTTATAAGCTTTATGCCTGATGAATCCTTCGCTGCTGCCGAGATTGAGTCTCTGAGCGATTTCTTGAATGATGGTGGAACTATTTTTTTTCTTGGAGAAAATTTTGGTTTTGTAGATGAGAACGCACGTATTAATACAGCCCTTGCAGGCTTAGGCAGCAATTTGAGAATCATTGACGATTCGTTCGACGGTGGTTTTAATACTGCCACAGGCTCACAAATTGCATCAAATCCATTCACTGTTGGTGTCAACACTTTCACCTACGCGGCTCCATCTGAAGTATCCACCGTGTCCGGCGGTACAAGCCTCTTTTTTGGTACGACCGGACAAACTTTCCTTGCTGTCGAGAACACTACTCCAGTTCCGGAGCCGAGTAATGTTGGTAGCACAGTGATAGTAGCTGGCGTAGGCGGCTGGCTGATCAAGCGCAAGCTTAAAGCTTCTCAAAAGGTTAAAGCTTAA